CAGTCGTATGTATTACCGGCAAAATAGTTACGCCGTTCTACATCACCCAGTCCGATACGCTGTAACCAAACATCTTCCGTATTATCCGATCCCTGACCTATTGCGTCATAGTTACGCCACTGTTCTTCTGTAAGATTGTATTTTTGGAGATTCTCTCTTGTCGGTTTGCTGTAATAACCTTTTTTTTCAAAACCGTTACTACTGGCTGCATAGTCCGAACGATACTGCAGGTATTCCTCCGGTTTATAATATTTCCGACTTGCTCCCATCGTGGCAAACCCGACGCTACCGTCGAACTTAACCGTAGGTTTATCTCCCCGTCCTTTCTTGGTAGAGATAATGACGACTCCATTGGCTGACTTAGCGCCATAAATGGCTGCCGAAGAAGCATCTTTCAATACGTCTATCGACTCTATATCTGCGGGATTTATTTCCGAAAGTTCACCATTAAAAGGTACTCCGTTCAATACCACTAATGGCGCTGCATTTCCTTTGAGGGAACGCGTTCCCCGAATCAGAAAACCCGGCGATTCTTTAGCATCACTTGACGAAGGGCCTACGATAAGTCCGGGCGCCGTATTACGAATAATATCCTGTACTGTCGTAGGGCGTTGAAAAGCTAATTTCTCGGCATTCACATGGCTGATTGAACCAGTCAAATCCTTTTTACGCATTGTTCCGTATCCGACTACGACCACTTCACCCAATGCCCGGGAATCTTCACGCATGGTTATAGTGAAATTATTCTGATTGCCAACAGTTACTTCCTGTGTTACATAACCGATGTAAGAGATTTGTAGTACGGCTCCTTTGCTGACCGGGAAAGAGAAATTACCGTCAACATCCGTGATCATACCATTTGTCGTTCCTTTTTCGACAACATTCGCTCCTATAATAGCTTCACCCCGTTCATCAATAACCATACCGGTAATTGTTTTTTTGCCCGCTTGTGGCAATTCGGGTAAATGATGAGTCGTATTTGCCTGCAAACTGAGTGTGATTATGAATAGTAGAGTTGTTATTAACCTAATATGCAGCCATACTTTTTCTACAGCCAAAAGGTTATGCCTTTTGACAGGATATAATTTTTCCATCTATTTATATTATGAATTAAAAATTGAACAATAATTTGTTGGTTGATAGAAAGCTGGGATTAGCACCATCTTCTCTTGTTTTTTTGTGATTCTTTCGTTTATATCATAGGCAGTCCTCTCTTATTTTTAATTGTTAATAATACTGCAGCAAAGTTACCCTTGCGGAGAGGAATCCAATATCTCAAATTGATCTCAATCTTTATTAAAATGATTATTCTTCAGGTGATATCGGCCGGTTAATCGAATGAGATTCCTGTCTTTGATAATACTCTCTATATTTAGAGGGTGTCAGTCCGGTCTTCTTTTTAAAGAGAGTGTTGAAATGGATAGGGCTTTCATAGCCTGTTTTATAAGCAATTTCCTGACAAGTAAGGTTCGTGGCTGCAAGCAGTTCTTTGCTTTTTTGTATACGTATTTCCTGCAGATATTGGTGCGGAGAAAGTCCGGTGTATTGCTTAAAGTTTCGACGGAAGTTGGAATAGCTCATACATATTCTGTTTGCTACCTCCTCAGCCGTTATATTCGTATGAGAATTTTCAAACATAATGAGCTTCGCTTTATTGATAAGTTGTATATGCTGGCTCTGATTGAAAGCTTGGGACTTATCTAAGGAGTGGGTCATACCAAGTAACAGATTGGCTATCCCGGCCAGAGTTTGTTGGTATCCGCTTTTCTGCTTTGCCGCCACACGAATGGCTAACCGGAAAAGTTGTACCATCTCTAAGGAAGGCCCGACATTGAATACTGTCTTTTGTTTGCTGAAGAATCCGTTCTGCACAAGCGCTTCTACATTATTTCCCTGAAAGCCTATCCAATATTCATCCCATCCGGATGAAGGGTCAGGTGCATAGTTATGCCATTCACCGGGGAAAAGCAGAAGCATGCTACCGGTTGTTAATCGTACGTTCTTATGTGTGTCTGAAGAAAATATACCATTCCCGTTTACTATATATAAAAGAACATATTCTTCCAAAGTTCTCCCTTTATAGGGAGAGAACAGATATTCGGAAGGGTGGTTTTGGGGTGGATAAACCGAGTGAGGTTCGATTCGTTGATAACCCACCGTGGTCACAGTCATACCCCAAAGCTTATCCTGCTTATTAGCTATTAAATATTTGATGTTGATATCTGTTTCCATTGTATATACACCTTTTCCCTTATGGAACGTAATAAGTCCACACCTATCCGTAAATGTAATTTCCTTATACTGAATTAACAATTATATGTTTATGAAAAACAAATATAGAGTTTATTCTTCGATTTGCAAAAATGAGGGTGTCTTGGTTGGTATCCGTTTGCTATTTCTATTGTTCCGTAGGAGACAACCCTAGTGGTTTGTGACGAGGTAAACACTTTTGAGATTTATCGTTAAAATCCAAGGTAAAAGAGTATTATGTCGCAAAAAAAGATTATTTTTACGACATAATATAATGCTATACGGTATGCAATCCATTGATGATAAGATATATAATAAGATTAGGAAATGCGGAAGAGGTATGATATTTTCATCCAGCGATTTTACAAACTTCGGAGAGCCTAAATCTATTCTAAAAGCTTTAGAGAATTGGTAAAATCCCCTTTTTAATAAATATTCGCCATACTAACCAGAGGTTCGTACAGTTTTTCTATGTCCTGGCTATCCAGTTCAATGGTTACCTGGTCGCCGGGTAAAAGCGTCTGGCCTGCGGGTGGGAAGTCTTTCCGGTCGCGATGGATATTGGTAAATTTACAATGTTCAGGCAAGGGAAGTTCGTCCGTCTGTTTCCCGTCAAAGTAAGAACCGTTCATAATTTCTACTGTCAAGGTTGCCCGTTGTTGGTCTTTGAAAGGAGGTTTCTCTATCATTTCTTCATATAAAGTAACGTTGAAAGGTTTTATCTGGAGCAGTTCGGTAAAATAATAGGTAAGGCTTCCTACTACTACGGAAGGGTAAAAAACATCGAAATGACCGGTAATCTCGGTAATCAACACGATGGCAGTAAGAGGAGTACGGACTATGGCGATCAGTACGGCTGCCATACTGATTAACATGATGTAACTGATGTTTTCCGGACCTATGATTCCTTTTTGAATTAAAATCAACGCAAATACTTTTCCGAACAATCCTCCCGTCACCAAGGTAGGGATAAAACTTCCCCCCGGCAGTCCGGAAGCGAAAGAAAAGATCGTAAAAACAAAATGGAGCAACATCATCGTACTTACCCAGGCAATATCCCGGCTTCCACCCATCGCCTCCATCATCAGGAATTGCTCGCCGCCGCCAGTAAGGTCTACCACCGTGAGAGACAACCCATACGCCATGATCATAAGAAAAAGTAATTTAATATACATCGGTTGTTTAATGGCGGGATAGAGGTTCTTGAAATAAACGATAATTTCGGAATAGATTTTTCCGAAGATAGAAACGATTACTGCAAACACCAGATAAAGTTTTATTTGGGAAGCTACGGAAAGTACCGGGGCCGTTGCGTTTATCAGGTGGTAAGGATTGGTGGTAAAAGTCATGCTGGCGATTCCCCCTGCAACGATTCCTGCCAGTAGGGTGGTAATTGCCGTTTTGGGTGCATCGAAACGTTCAATCGATTCTATTACCAACAAAGAAGAAGATAACGGGGCTGCAAATGCGGCTGCTAATCCGGCTCCTGCCCCTGCGGATAGTAACTGTTTCTGCTCTCCTTTTAAAATATGAGTCCATTTGGAAACTAATGCCCCGACATACGATCCGATTTGTACGGAAGGGCCTTCCCGTCCTAACGACAAACCTGCGCTTAATGCTAATACTCCGCCGGTAAATTTGGCAATCAATTCAATGAAGGGATGTTTATAGGTGACTCGTCCGTTGATTACTCCTCTGGTTTGAGGGATACCGCCCCCTGTAATAAGAGGCATCTTTTTTACCATCCAAGCTATACCAATAAGGATTCCCCAAAGGGCCAGGAAAAGTGGAATATGGATATACCAGTGAGGATGAGAGTCGAAAAAGTTTCTCCTAAGGTTAAAGAATAACTGTAATAAATAGTGATAAGGGACTGCTACCAAGCCGGTAAGCAGTCCTACGATAAGGCTCACAAAATAAAGTCGTGCGTCAATGAGTTTCAGTTTCCAGATTCTCCAGTGCTTTAATTTCGAAAGCTTCCAATCCATAGGTAAGTTTGTTGTTTTAGGTACAACAATCGGAAAGGGAAAGGGGTTTACAAATTAACTTGCATTCGTATACCTCTTGCCCGATTTACACACCTGCTACTGACGGAGTGTTACTTTTCGAATTTCTTTACCGGATAAAGCAAAAGTCGATATTGTTTTTGTGCCTCTGTGCTTAATTGGATTTTAACATATCTCCATTTCATAAGAAGGATCAGAGTAACCTATATACTTTATGTGTTTTATATCCTTCGGCTTTAATTATACCTTCTTCTACGAATTGTTTAATATCGATGCCTGCACGATAGGGGGTACAGCCGTTTTGCCTGGCATATTGGGTGACATTCATATAAGGGTTAGCCTGTAAATATTCCAACATTTTACCTTTTCTTTCTTCCAATGTGTTTTTTTTCTGGTTATAACGTTCTACTTTTTGTGGACTTTCTCTTTTTATCATTTCTTTCAGCCTGTTGGAACACCGGAAATTGACTTTATCTATATTTACCCTGAACACTTCTTTTCCGTTTTCATTGATTTCTTGTTTGGTGCGGACTGCTGCCGAAAAATGTCCCAATCCGTCCAACTCTACATTATATCCGTAAGAAATTTGCATTCCGATGTATTCGGTTAATGCTTCCAATACTCCTTTAATATCCGAAGAAGTAAGGGAACAGCAATCGGAGATGTATTCATAAATTTCCCGGTCCCGTTTGGTTCCGTAACTGATGACCCGTGCACAAACTCCGTTTTTCTTTCCACTGTTTTTAGGTGCATCATACACCCCGAATCTAACTTTTACCATAAGTATATATTGTTTATTGATTGATACGAAAGCATGTTTGAAAATAAATATGCTTTTGTATTTCAGTTGTTATACGTAACAATTTTATAAATGACAATATCGGGAATATAAATGACATTGGCAAATATATTCTCGATATTGTCGGATATTTATTCGATATTGTCGATTATCCCATTTTTCAAATGCTTTGTGTTAACGCTTTTAGTTGACTACTTATTCCTTATTGATAAAGCAGGTTGACTCGGTTAAAACTTAATTATAATAATGGTTGACCCGGTTCATTCTTATTCATGAACGAGATTTACCGGGGCAAAAATAATCAAAATAGTCCTTCCTCCAAAAACATTATGAAAAAAACACCACCAAGGTTTGCCATGCGGCTGGAGGCGTGAAGCCTCCAAAGAGCTTTCCGATAATTTTTTCTTGTTTTTAAAGCCTCCTATAAAGGTGGTTGACTTATTTCTAACTTAGCTATAATTTGAAGTCGACTTGAATCTACTTTTATTTTGTAGAAAAACAAATTTTTCCTGCATCAATTCCAGTTTTATTATATATATTTGGGCACTAAGGAGATAAAAAACGAAGAACATGTCTAATACTTATACCACGGATGAACAGCTCATTAGAGCTATTGGGAGAGATGATTATATCAGTTATAACAAACTGTTCGAACGCTATTACGGTCGGCTTTGTCAGTATGTATACGGTTTTCTTATGAACAAAGATGATGCAGAAGATATAGTGCAAGATCTTTTCCTTAGCTTATGGAAAAATCGAGGGAAAATAGAAATCAGAGAGAATGTAAGCGGATATTTATACCGGATGGCTAAGCACTTGGCGTTAAACCATCTCAGGTCGAAAGCGCATGTCGATCGTTTTACGGGAATTGAAGATCAAATCTCTCTGGCATACGAAGATACCCAGGTAGAAGCGAAAGAATTTCGCGTAGCACTTTATAGTTGTATCAATGAACTTCCCGACCGTTGTAAAGAAATATTCTTGCTTCATCGTATGCAAGGATTAAAGCAGAAAGAAATATCGGAAAAGTTAGATATATCGGTGAAGACAATCAAAAACCAAATCTGGCTGTCTCTTCAAAAATTAAGGCGATGTTTAGAAATAAAAGGAATATAAATTTTTTTCAGGTCCGCATAGGACCTTTTTTTATTTGTAGTGTCGTATAATAAAAAGCAGACTCATGGAAGAACAGAAAAATATAAGCGATTACATCATGAACTATTTACAGGAAGATGAAGAGACGAGAATCATCGACCCTGTGTTAGCTCAATGGTTGGGAGAGAGCAAGTCTAATAAAGAAGATTTCGAACGCTATAAAAAGATATGGAAAGACTCCCGTTCTTATGTAGAACCGGAAACTTTCGATAGGAATAAAGCATGGGCGAAAATCGACGTTGTGAACCGCCGCAAAGAAAACTTCCGCCGGCATTTGAAACAAATGACGTATGTTGTTTCCGGGG
The genomic region above belongs to Parabacteroides pacaensis and contains:
- a CDS encoding AraC family transcriptional regulator; the encoded protein is METDINIKYLIANKQDKLWGMTVTTVGYQRIEPHSVYPPQNHPSEYLFSPYKGRTLEEYVLLYIVNGNGIFSSDTHKNVRLTTGSMLLLFPGEWHNYAPDPSSGWDEYWIGFQGNNVEALVQNGFFSKQKTVFNVGPSLEMVQLFRLAIRVAAKQKSGYQQTLAGIANLLLGMTHSLDKSQAFNQSQHIQLINKAKLIMFENSHTNITAEEVANRICMSYSNFRRNFKQYTGLSPHQYLQEIRIQKSKELLAATNLTCQEIAYKTGYESPIHFNTLFKKKTGLTPSKYREYYQRQESHSINRPISPEE
- a CDS encoding ClC family H(+)/Cl(-) exchange transporter, which translates into the protein MDWKLSKLKHWRIWKLKLIDARLYFVSLIVGLLTGLVAVPYHYLLQLFFNLRRNFFDSHPHWYIHIPLFLALWGILIGIAWMVKKMPLITGGGIPQTRGVINGRVTYKHPFIELIAKFTGGVLALSAGLSLGREGPSVQIGSYVGALVSKWTHILKGEQKQLLSAGAGAGLAAAFAAPLSSSLLVIESIERFDAPKTAITTLLAGIVAGGIASMTFTTNPYHLINATAPVLSVASQIKLYLVFAVIVSIFGKIYSEIIVYFKNLYPAIKQPMYIKLLFLMIMAYGLSLTVVDLTGGGEQFLMMEAMGGSRDIAWVSTMMLLHFVFTIFSFASGLPGGSFIPTLVTGGLFGKVFALILIQKGIIGPENISYIMLISMAAVLIAIVRTPLTAIVLITEITGHFDVFYPSVVVGSLTYYFTELLQIKPFNVTLYEEMIEKPPFKDQQRATLTVEIMNGSYFDGKQTDELPLPEHCKFTNIHRDRKDFPPAGQTLLPGDQVTIELDSQDIEKLYEPLVSMANIY
- a CDS encoding HU family DNA-binding protein → MVKVRFGVYDAPKNSGKKNGVCARVISYGTKRDREIYEYISDCCSLTSSDIKGVLEALTEYIGMQISYGYNVELDGLGHFSAAVRTKQEINENGKEVFRVNIDKVNFRCSNRLKEMIKRESPQKVERYNQKKNTLEERKGKMLEYLQANPYMNVTQYARQNGCTPYRAGIDIKQFVEEGIIKAEGYKTHKVYRLL
- a CDS encoding RNA polymerase sigma factor — encoded protein: MSNTYTTDEQLIRAIGRDDYISYNKLFERYYGRLCQYVYGFLMNKDDAEDIVQDLFLSLWKNRGKIEIRENVSGYLYRMAKHLALNHLRSKAHVDRFTGIEDQISLAYEDTQVEAKEFRVALYSCINELPDRCKEIFLLHRMQGLKQKEISEKLDISVKTIKNQIWLSLQKLRRCLEIKGI